A part of Paenibacillus donghaensis genomic DNA contains:
- the def gene encoding peptide deformylase, translated as MDDIIREGEPVLRTVAEPVALPLQQEDRETLECMLQFLKNSQDPEMSAEYRLRSGVGLSANQIGVTKRLFVMYSTDEKDRIIEHAWANPKIISHSVSMVYLPESEGCLSVDRPVHGFVPRYESVKVRGYNLDGKEVTLKFKGYQAIIIQHEIDHLDGIMFYDRINKEHPFKLPQGVEIRSLYDQADGSK; from the coding sequence ATGGATGATATTATCCGTGAAGGCGAGCCGGTGCTGCGGACGGTGGCCGAGCCGGTTGCACTTCCGCTGCAGCAGGAGGACCGGGAGACACTGGAGTGCATGCTGCAGTTTCTCAAGAACAGCCAGGACCCGGAGATGTCGGCGGAATACAGGCTGCGTTCAGGAGTAGGCCTTTCGGCCAATCAGATCGGCGTAACGAAACGGTTGTTTGTAATGTATTCGACCGATGAGAAAGACCGGATTATCGAGCATGCCTGGGCCAATCCCAAGATCATCAGCCACTCCGTGTCGATGGTGTATCTGCCGGAGAGCGAAGGCTGTCTGTCTGTAGACCGGCCTGTGCATGGGTTCGTGCCCCGTTATGAGTCGGTGAAGGTGAGGGGATATAATCTGGACGGCAAGGAAGTTACCCTGAAGTTCAAGGGATACCAGGCGATTATTATTCAGCATGAAATCGACCATCTGGACGGAATCATGTTCTACGACCGCATCAACAAGGAACATCCGTTCAAGCTTCCCCAAGGGGTGGAGATCCGCAGTCTGTACGACCAGGCGGATGGCTCTAAATAA
- a CDS encoding stalk domain-containing protein, whose product MLNISRKIKAIGASGLLLFAVLAGTAAESVQAAQAGVGAQSSQSEVFRIMALGDSITAGYEPGMTDVNVKPYGYAERLLEQSWYHGRSELINYGILGLTTAGLRNYTEAIKQGTPATPEGIQAGLRDPRITQFAALTPQIKAELAEADLVTVTIGGNDVSSLFLQAKELGEAEFQSQLEQRLADYSANLSAVLTNIHAINPQADIIVADQYQPAPKFAVKESYTQLMDAAARLTEAADSVVAALNAAGTPVKVAHVASRFAGVEVSLTHIFGEGAADFHPTQQGYETIARVFSEVQWGQYSVPASVAVFPAPASMSIVVKGVELNTPNKPILKNGQNFLALKDVLNAVGATGKWDNKTSSATITYGGRTVVITIGSKLMKVNGVNTAIDTPAFLQKVGKEDKTYLPLAALATGLGFDVNYSSHLRTAFINP is encoded by the coding sequence GTGCTGAATATATCCAGAAAGATCAAGGCCATTGGAGCAAGCGGTCTGCTGCTGTTTGCTGTCCTTGCAGGAACGGCTGCGGAATCGGTTCAGGCAGCGCAGGCAGGTGTAGGAGCGCAGAGCTCACAGTCTGAAGTCTTCCGAATCATGGCACTGGGCGATTCCATTACGGCGGGATATGAGCCAGGCATGACGGATGTGAACGTGAAGCCTTACGGCTATGCAGAAAGACTGCTGGAGCAGAGCTGGTATCATGGCAGAAGTGAGCTGATAAACTACGGAATATTGGGGCTTACCACAGCCGGCTTGCGCAATTATACAGAAGCTATTAAGCAGGGAACGCCTGCTACACCAGAAGGAATCCAGGCCGGACTTCGTGATCCGCGAATCACCCAGTTTGCGGCATTGACGCCGCAGATCAAGGCCGAGCTTGCTGAAGCGGATCTGGTTACGGTTACGATCGGCGGCAATGATGTCAGCAGCCTGTTCCTGCAGGCCAAGGAGTTGGGAGAGGCTGAGTTCCAGTCACAGCTGGAACAGCGGCTGGCGGATTACAGCGCCAATCTCAGTGCTGTACTTACCAATATTCACGCGATAAACCCGCAGGCTGATATTATCGTGGCCGATCAATACCAGCCGGCTCCGAAATTTGCGGTCAAGGAGAGCTACACCCAGCTGATGGACGCGGCTGCCCGTCTGACCGAAGCTGCGGATAGTGTGGTTGCGGCCCTGAACGCAGCTGGAACACCGGTGAAGGTTGCACATGTGGCCAGCCGGTTCGCCGGAGTCGAAGTATCGCTGACCCATATTTTTGGCGAGGGCGCAGCTGACTTCCACCCCACCCAGCAGGGATATGAGACGATAGCCCGGGTGTTCTCCGAAGTGCAGTGGGGACAATACAGCGTGCCCGCTTCGGTTGCCGTGTTTCCCGCTCCGGCGTCCATGTCGATTGTGGTGAAAGGGGTGGAGCTGAATACACCGAACAAGCCTATTCTGAAGAACGGCCAGAACTTCCTGGCTCTTAAGGATGTGCTGAATGCTGTTGGCGCCACCGGCAAATGGGACAACAAAACCTCCAGCGCCACAATTACCTACGGTGGCCGGACAGTTGTAATTACCATCGGCTCCAAGCTTATGAAGGTCAATGGAGTGAATACCGCCATCGATACCCCCGCTTTTCTGCAGAAGGTAGGCAAAGAGGACAAAACCTATCTGCCGCTCGCCGCATTGGCAACGGGACTGGGCTTCGATGTGAATTACAGCAGCCATTTGCGGACGGCTTTCATTAATCCGTAA